The following proteins are encoded in a genomic region of Syntrophorhabdaceae bacterium:
- a CDS encoding CusA/CzcA family heavy metal efflux RND transporter produces MQKIIDLVLKQRLLILLGVAVLVGTGLYCYKTISIDAFPDVTNIQVQIISQTPGMSPLETEKFVTAPIELQMSGLTGLKETRSISKYGLSLVTLIFEDSVNVYFARQLVLERMIEVREKLPSGVEPTFGPISTGLGEIFQYTLEGKGKSRMELRTLQDWVVKKILKSVPGVIEVNSHGGDVKEYQVIVSPEQLIKYNLSLRQIFEAVARNNANASGAYMNIGGERYVIRGLGLLKNLEDIGNIVVASSRGTPIFLRDIAELKLGPAFSPGAAVKNGEEAAAGIVLLVKGGNSMVVIQKIKEKIRELQKALPENVRLVPFYDRSDLVKKVLSTISRALAEGSILVIIVLFVFLGSVRTALVVTFSLPLTVLLTFIIMRVSGLTANLMSLGGLAIAIGMIVDGAVVIAENVYRQLSERKGESRLHIVAEASKEVIRPVFFGILVITIVFLPLFSLTDVEGKMFIPLALTVVIALVSSLVVSFLFVPVFALLILKPGQEKDTRLLAWIKKRFRPLLEVALLNRKKIAVAACAALALSLCLLPFIGREFMPTLQEGSLVIQPIRFPSVSLEESIEIEKRFHRILFSFPEVESVVSKIGGSGIATDPQGPEISDPIITLKPRSKWKTAKTQEGLIAKMRERLESSMPGVGFNFTQPIALRVDELISGVKSQIAIKIYGDDLDVLKEKAEEIAKIMSAVRGTADLRIEQVSGQPYLNIDFDRKATARYGINISDVQEIIETAVRGGRPTELLEGDRRFAVRIRFPEEKRNNAEAIGKLLVPVQEGRGVPLNLLADLSLIEGPNQISRENGQRRIVIECNLRDRDMGSFVEEAQEKIAARVQLPVGYTLKWGGQFENQQRAMKRLVIIVPITLLLMFLLLYFTFNSVRNALLIILNIPFALIGGIVALFLSGQYLSVPASVGFIALFGVAALNGIVLVSCLNQLRREGMALEAAVRKGTELRLRPVLMTASVTLLGLVPLLLSTGIGSEIQKPLAVVVVGGLITSTLLTIVVLPTFYKWFEEGQEDKESREHEDV; encoded by the coding sequence ATGCAGAAAATCATCGATCTCGTGCTGAAGCAGCGCCTTCTCATCCTCCTCGGAGTGGCTGTCCTTGTGGGAACGGGCCTCTATTGCTACAAAACCATCTCCATCGATGCCTTCCCCGACGTTACCAACATCCAGGTCCAGATCATATCCCAAACCCCGGGCATGTCGCCCCTTGAAACCGAAAAATTCGTGACTGCGCCCATCGAGCTTCAGATGAGCGGCCTCACGGGCCTCAAGGAGACAAGGTCGATCTCGAAATACGGGCTCTCTCTCGTGACCCTCATCTTCGAAGACAGCGTGAATGTCTACTTCGCGCGCCAGCTCGTTCTGGAGCGGATGATCGAGGTGAGGGAGAAGCTTCCCTCCGGGGTGGAGCCCACATTCGGGCCCATCTCGACAGGCCTCGGTGAGATATTCCAGTATACCCTCGAAGGCAAGGGGAAGAGCCGGATGGAGCTCAGGACCCTTCAGGACTGGGTGGTCAAGAAAATCCTGAAGTCCGTACCCGGCGTGATCGAGGTAAACTCCCATGGGGGGGATGTCAAGGAGTACCAGGTCATCGTAAGCCCCGAGCAGCTGATCAAATACAACCTTTCCCTGCGGCAGATATTCGAGGCGGTGGCGCGCAACAATGCCAATGCAAGCGGAGCTTACATGAACATAGGGGGAGAACGGTACGTGATCCGGGGCCTGGGCCTGCTCAAGAACCTTGAAGATATCGGGAATATCGTGGTGGCTTCGTCCAGGGGCACCCCTATTTTCCTGAGAGATATTGCAGAGCTTAAACTCGGTCCGGCCTTCAGCCCCGGGGCAGCGGTCAAAAACGGGGAGGAAGCAGCCGCGGGAATCGTCCTTCTCGTAAAGGGCGGCAATTCCATGGTGGTAATACAGAAGATAAAGGAGAAGATCAGGGAGCTTCAAAAAGCCCTTCCCGAGAATGTGAGGCTCGTGCCCTTTTACGACCGGTCCGATCTCGTGAAAAAAGTCCTCTCTACCATTTCGAGGGCTTTGGCCGAAGGCTCCATTCTCGTCATTATCGTACTCTTCGTCTTCCTGGGCAGCGTGAGAACGGCCCTTGTGGTCACCTTTTCCCTTCCCCTCACCGTGCTTCTCACCTTCATCATCATGAGGGTTTCAGGACTCACCGCCAATCTCATGTCTTTGGGCGGTCTGGCCATCGCCATCGGTATGATCGTGGACGGAGCGGTCGTCATCGCGGAGAACGTGTACCGCCAGCTCTCCGAAAGGAAAGGGGAGTCGAGGCTTCACATTGTGGCCGAGGCATCGAAGGAGGTAATCCGGCCCGTCTTCTTCGGCATCCTCGTGATCACTATTGTCTTTCTCCCTCTCTTCAGCCTTACCGATGTGGAAGGGAAGATGTTCATCCCGCTGGCGCTGACCGTGGTGATAGCCCTCGTCAGCTCCCTGGTTGTCTCTTTCCTGTTCGTCCCCGTCTTCGCCCTCCTCATACTGAAACCGGGGCAGGAAAAGGATACCAGGCTCCTCGCCTGGATAAAAAAGAGGTTCCGGCCCCTCCTCGAGGTGGCGCTCCTCAACCGGAAAAAGATCGCCGTGGCGGCCTGCGCGGCCCTCGCCTTAAGCCTCTGTCTCCTGCCTTTCATAGGCAGGGAGTTCATGCCCACCCTGCAGGAAGGCTCTCTCGTGATCCAGCCCATTCGCTTTCCCAGCGTCTCACTCGAGGAATCGATAGAGATCGAGAAGAGGTTCCACAGAATACTCTTTTCATTCCCTGAAGTAGAGTCGGTCGTCTCCAAGATCGGAGGCTCGGGGATAGCCACCGACCCCCAGGGCCCTGAAATCTCGGACCCTATTATCACATTGAAACCCCGCTCCAAGTGGAAGACCGCGAAGACCCAGGAGGGCCTTATCGCCAAAATGCGGGAGCGCCTCGAATCGTCGATGCCCGGCGTAGGATTCAATTTCACCCAACCCATCGCGCTCAGGGTGGATGAGCTGATCTCGGGGGTAAAATCGCAGATCGCCATAAAGATCTACGGCGATGACCTCGACGTGCTCAAAGAGAAGGCGGAAGAAATCGCAAAGATCATGTCCGCCGTCAGGGGGACGGCTGATTTGAGGATCGAACAGGTCTCCGGACAGCCTTACCTCAATATCGATTTCGACCGGAAGGCCACGGCGCGTTACGGCATCAATATATCGGACGTACAGGAGATCATAGAGACCGCGGTACGGGGCGGCCGGCCCACGGAGCTCCTGGAGGGAGACCGGAGATTTGCAGTCAGGATCCGCTTCCCCGAAGAAAAACGGAATAATGCCGAGGCGATCGGCAAGCTCCTCGTCCCGGTCCAGGAAGGCCGGGGAGTACCTCTCAACCTACTGGCTGACCTCTCCCTTATTGAAGGACCCAATCAGATAAGCAGGGAAAACGGGCAAAGAAGGATTGTCATCGAGTGCAACCTGAGAGACAGGGACATGGGGAGCTTTGTGGAAGAGGCGCAGGAAAAAATCGCCGCCCGGGTCCAACTGCCCGTCGGATATACCCTCAAGTGGGGCGGCCAGTTCGAAAACCAGCAGCGCGCCATGAAGCGTCTCGTCATTATCGTGCCCATAACCCTGCTCCTCATGTTCCTTCTTCTCTACTTCACCTTCAATTCCGTGAGAAATGCCCTGCTTATCATCCTGAATATCCCCTTTGCATTGATCGGAGGGATTGTGGCCCTCTTCCTTTCGGGCCAGTACCTGAGCGTACCCGCATCGGTGGGGTTCATCGCCCTTTTCGGTGTGGCTGCCTTGAACGGCATCGTACTGGTTTCCTGCCTCAACCAATTGAGAAGGGAGGGCATGGCACTGGAGGCGGCGGTACGAAAGGGCACGGAGCTCAGACTGAGACCTGTTCTCATGACGGCGTCCGTGACGCTCCTCGGCCTCGTCCCTCTCCTCCTCTCAACGGGAATCGGCTCGGAAATACAGAAGCCTCTCGCGGTGGTGGTGGTGGGCGGATTGATCACTTCCACGCTTCTCACCATCGTCGTGCTCCCCACCTTCTACAAGTGGTTTGAAGAAGGACAGGAGGATAAGGAAAGCAGGGAACATGAAGACGTATAA
- a CDS encoding P-II family nitrogen regulator: MKEIVAILQPFMLGKVAWALQNIPAFPGMTVTKVQGFGRGRAKGAPHTFVEDLIEYVAKVKIEVIANDDQVEEILSAIIRTAHTGHKGDGKIFVLPVERTVRIRTGDFDEAAV, encoded by the coding sequence ATGAAAGAGATCGTAGCGATACTCCAGCCTTTTATGCTTGGAAAAGTGGCCTGGGCGCTCCAGAATATCCCCGCCTTCCCGGGCATGACCGTCACCAAAGTGCAGGGATTCGGACGGGGGAGGGCGAAAGGGGCGCCTCACACATTCGTGGAGGACCTGATCGAATATGTGGCGAAAGTTAAAATAGAGGTTATCGCGAATGACGACCAGGTGGAAGAGATCCTCTCCGCGATTATCCGTACTGCCCACACGGGCCACAAGGGCGACGGGAAGATATTCGTCCTGCCCGTGGAAAGGACGGTCCGGATCAGGACCGGCGACTTCGATGAGGCGGCAGTATAG
- a CDS encoding ATP-binding protein, with the protein MVKDVLKELRALLDVAIESEHEEDAVRLREGLEAALIHIKTDDSWAGDTQDLDLIIGAWRRGTVPPGVPDVGESAEKASAGLIRDILAVQEFALALSKGDLSRPLHAKGAMVGSLKTLQANLRHLTWQTQVIAKGDFSQRVDFMGDFSESFNLMVSSLADMRDALEQGKREIEMRVEERTEELSRAYKVLRAETQERQRVEKELRRAQKLEALGTLSGGIAHDFNNILAGIIGFTEMVLDQTPSDAPTRRKLELIHKSGVRGRELVKQILAFSRGANPEKRQIALGTLIEESLRLLGPVLPPGTEIRKNVSSVRETISVDPDQVHQVIMNLCTNAAHAMQGKEGLIEVGLADRELADPEASALGLKEGPYAEISVRDTGCGIEKESLEKIFDPFFTTKRPGQGTGMGLSVVHGIVKGHGGSITVQTEPGEGSIFRVLLPASAVNAGAVDAVPGRIERGKERILFVDDEEELVEMNGARLKNLGYKVESHSDPAAAIDAFRSNPAFFDLVITDFAMPDMTGIEFARKIHEIRADVPILLFSGFNQRVDAGTMEEAGINASLDKTANKGELAAAVRRVLGA; encoded by the coding sequence ATGGTAAAAGATGTCCTTAAAGAGCTGAGGGCGCTACTCGACGTAGCCATCGAATCGGAACACGAGGAAGATGCGGTGCGCCTCAGGGAGGGTCTTGAGGCAGCCCTTATTCATATCAAGACGGATGATTCATGGGCCGGCGATACGCAGGACCTCGACCTCATCATCGGGGCGTGGCGCCGCGGTACTGTCCCGCCCGGGGTTCCGGATGTGGGAGAAAGCGCGGAGAAAGCAAGCGCCGGACTGATCCGGGATATCCTTGCCGTTCAGGAGTTTGCCCTTGCCCTGTCGAAAGGCGATCTTTCAAGACCTCTTCACGCAAAAGGGGCCATGGTGGGAAGCCTCAAGACATTGCAGGCAAACCTCCGTCATTTGACCTGGCAGACCCAGGTAATTGCGAAAGGGGATTTTTCCCAGCGCGTCGACTTTATGGGCGATTTCTCCGAGTCCTTTAATCTCATGGTCTCGAGTCTGGCCGACATGCGCGATGCTCTGGAGCAGGGGAAGCGCGAGATAGAGATGAGGGTTGAGGAACGCACCGAGGAGCTGAGCCGCGCATACAAGGTACTGAGGGCCGAGACTCAAGAGCGCCAACGGGTAGAGAAGGAGCTCCGCCGGGCCCAGAAACTCGAAGCCCTCGGAACTCTCTCCGGCGGCATCGCCCATGATTTTAACAATATTCTCGCGGGCATCATAGGCTTCACCGAGATGGTGCTCGACCAGACGCCCTCCGACGCCCCGACGCGACGCAAGCTGGAGCTCATCCATAAGAGCGGGGTCAGGGGCCGGGAGCTGGTGAAGCAGATACTTGCCTTCAGTCGCGGGGCCAATCCGGAAAAGCGGCAGATTGCACTGGGCACGCTTATAGAGGAGTCACTGAGGCTCCTCGGGCCGGTCCTTCCCCCCGGAACCGAGATCAGGAAGAATGTCTCATCCGTGAGAGAGACTATTTCCGTTGACCCCGACCAGGTGCACCAGGTAATCATGAACCTTTGCACGAATGCCGCCCACGCAATGCAAGGTAAAGAGGGTCTTATAGAGGTTGGTCTCGCAGACCGGGAGCTCGCTGATCCCGAAGCTTCCGCCTTGGGGCTGAAGGAAGGCCCTTATGCTGAAATTTCTGTGAGGGATACAGGCTGCGGGATTGAGAAAGAGTCGCTTGAAAAGATATTCGATCCCTTCTTTACGACCAAGAGGCCGGGGCAGGGAACGGGTATGGGGCTGTCGGTGGTCCATGGCATCGTGAAAGGACATGGCGGCTCGATTACCGTGCAGACTGAACCCGGTGAAGGCTCCATTTTTCGTGTGCTCCTGCCGGCCTCCGCCGTGAATGCGGGAGCCGTGGACGCCGTACCGGGGAGAATTGAAAGAGGAAAAGAAAGAATACTTTTTGTCGACGATGAAGAGGAGCTCGTGGAGATGAACGGGGCGAGACTTAAAAACCTCGGTTATAAGGTTGAGAGTCACTCGGACCCCGCGGCAGCGATTGACGCCTTCCGGTCAAATCCCGCTTTCTTCGATCTGGTGATTACGGATTTCGCCATGCCTGACATGACAGGTATCGAATTCGCGCGAAAAATCCACGAAATCAGGGCCGATGTGCCGATCCTTCTCTTTTCGGGTTTTAACCAGCGGGTGGACGCGGGAACTATGGAAGAGGCGGGCATCAACGCATCACTCGACAAAACAGCGAACAAGGGTGAGCTCGCTGCCGCCGTGAGACGGGTTTTAGGAGCCTGA
- a CDS encoding V4R domain-containing protein has translation MEPGRKYRFTWDLLGDLKTGRPNLGNQTSVEVYRLMQFTFRDVAEKQLGVEKADLLFREAGKLAGTQFYDHVLGSVTQFNELVGRLQKAFKEMGIGILRIEEADSKNRSFHLTISEDLDCSGLPELGYQICVYDEGFIAGLLERFFGETFKVKEEECWSTGDRMCRFVAQISD, from the coding sequence ATGGAGCCGGGGCGAAAATATCGGTTTACCTGGGATCTCCTGGGGGATCTTAAAACCGGCAGGCCTAACCTGGGAAATCAGACCAGCGTTGAAGTCTACCGGTTGATGCAATTCACTTTCCGGGACGTGGCAGAGAAGCAATTGGGCGTAGAGAAGGCCGACCTGCTTTTCCGGGAGGCCGGTAAACTCGCAGGGACGCAATTCTACGATCATGTGCTCGGCTCGGTGACACAATTCAACGAACTGGTCGGACGACTGCAGAAGGCGTTCAAGGAGATGGGGATCGGTATTCTCCGTATCGAAGAGGCTGATTCAAAGAACCGGTCCTTTCATCTCACCATTTCGGAAGATTTGGATTGCTCGGGTCTTCCGGAGCTCGGATATCAGATATGCGTCTATGACGAAGGTTTTATCGCGGGCTTGCTTGAAAGGTTCTTTGGCGAAACCTTTAAGGTGAAGGAAGAGGAATGCTGGTCCACCGGGGACCGCATGTGCAGGTTTGTCGCACAAATCTCGGATTGA
- a CDS encoding cache domain-containing protein — protein MRKTCSILMGVFFFVMCACFVVHASTLEEAKAMVDKADAYMKANGKDKAIAEFNNPKGQFVKGDLYIIAQDYDGIMLANGGNPKLVGQNHFGLKDSSGKSFVKEMIEVSKTKGSGTVEYNWTNPVSKKIQPKVTYLKKADAGNFYIGCGFFK, from the coding sequence ATGAGAAAAACGTGTTCGATTCTGATGGGGGTATTCTTTTTTGTAATGTGCGCCTGCTTCGTGGTCCATGCTTCGACTCTTGAAGAAGCAAAGGCGATGGTCGATAAGGCGGATGCCTATATGAAAGCAAACGGGAAGGACAAGGCGATTGCCGAGTTCAATAACCCCAAGGGGCAGTTTGTAAAGGGCGATCTCTATATCATTGCCCAGGATTACGATGGGATCATGCTCGCGAACGGGGGAAACCCGAAGCTCGTCGGTCAGAACCACTTTGGGTTAAAAGACTCGAGCGGTAAATCCTTCGTGAAAGAGATGATCGAAGTGTCGAAAACAAAGGGCAGCGGCACGGTCGAATATAATTGGACCAATCCCGTGTCGAAGAAGATTCAGCCGAAAGTCACCTATCTCAAAAAAGCGGACGCCGGCAACTTCTACATCGGTTGCGGCTTCTTCAAATAA
- a CDS encoding NAD(P)H-dependent oxidoreductase, with protein MEKKTLFSILGFAGSLRKQSFNKAILRTAVESTPVGVEIEVFDLEGIPPFNQDLEAEPPDKVKEFKAKIRAADAILIATPEYNYSMPGVLKNAIDWASRPYGDNAWEGKAVAIMGASVGMIATARSQYHLRQSMVFVNMHPLNQPEVMVPFADKKVDADGRLTDQVTRDKIGELVVALVKWTERLNAGRG; from the coding sequence ATGGAAAAGAAAACCCTATTCTCAATCCTCGGCTTTGCGGGGAGCCTGAGAAAACAGTCTTTCAATAAGGCAATTTTAAGAACAGCCGTAGAGTCCACCCCCGTTGGGGTGGAGATAGAGGTTTTCGACCTCGAGGGAATCCCGCCTTTCAATCAGGACCTGGAGGCGGAACCCCCGGATAAGGTAAAAGAGTTTAAAGCGAAGATAAGGGCCGCGGATGCGATCCTGATCGCCACGCCGGAATATAACTACTCCATGCCCGGGGTATTGAAAAACGCGATCGACTGGGCTTCCCGCCCCTACGGCGACAACGCCTGGGAGGGAAAGGCGGTGGCGATTATGGGGGCTTCCGTCGGCATGATCGCCACCGCGAGATCCCAATACCATCTGCGTCAGTCCATGGTATTCGTCAATATGCATCCCCTCAACCAGCCAGAAGTGATGGTGCCTTTCGCCGACAAAAAAGTGGATGCCGACGGACGTCTGACGGATCAGGTGACGCGGGACAAAATAGGAGAACTTGTCGTAGCCCTCGTAAAATGGACAGAGCGGTTGAATGCCGGGCGCGGGTGA
- a CDS encoding DUF5661 family protein, protein MELPEYITSSEVKRVCKELGIRDWSRLKTAKALPEEASKILAEVNTEKMNIDLDEFLAGLNVELEHGTRFKDANVTNNHPIITGKIVLAHLKEFLDYYKLLDVAELWGDLLKAIASGDGPKTKKEFKKLASARIALATAELKALK, encoded by the coding sequence ATGGAGCTTCCGGAATACATCACCTCATCTGAAGTGAAAAGAGTCTGCAAGGAACTTGGCATCAGGGACTGGTCCCGTCTCAAGACTGCGAAGGCCCTTCCCGAGGAGGCCTCTAAAATCCTCGCCGAGGTCAACACGGAAAAGATGAACATCGATCTTGATGAATTTCTCGCAGGCCTCAATGTGGAGCTGGAGCACGGCACACGGTTCAAAGATGCGAATGTCACCAACAACCACCCCATAATCACAGGTAAGATCGTCCTGGCCCATCTCAAGGAGTTCCTTGACTACTATAAACTCCTCGACGTCGCGGAGCTGTGGGGCGACCTGCTGAAAGCAATAGCCTCCGGAGACGGGCCCAAGACAAAAAAAGAATTCAAGAAACTGGCCTCCGCCAGAATAGCCCTCGCAACCGCAGAGCTGAAAGCACTGAAGTAA
- a CDS encoding acetolactate synthase large subunit, translating into MNGALSLLTTAREGGIEICFANPGTTETPLVAALDRIQGIKPVLGLFEGVCTGAADGYGRMRGVPAMTLLHLGPGLANGIANLHNAKRARSPVVNVIGEHSTWHRGADAPLEMHIEPLAATVSGWFRTSASGEELSSNMAEAISASMRGQVASLIVPHDLQLEQLKVKTIVRPHVAPDPPDPELIQRAAARLRESRRCAIILGGGALLEPGLRLAGRIQYLTGCDLLMRNFPGRVERGIDLPSVTRIPYFPEAAIPVLASYETIVLAGDTEPVTFFGYEGIESRLLRKDQEKVRISWDTRNIVEALELLVGELGQAGQKAGAARGTPRHVERPEVPEGSLTAERICLTVAALQPEGAIIVDEGLTTAFSYYPLTENLPRHSLLYVAGGAIGYGMPCAAGAAFACPERPIINIQADGSAFYTLQALWTQAREGLNVTTLICSNRRYQVVRVELERAGISKPGPAALTLSDLGNPPVDWMKIAEGFGVPGVSVETAGELARELGRALHEPGPHLVEMVMSS; encoded by the coding sequence ATGAACGGCGCATTATCATTGTTGACGACGGCCCGCGAGGGAGGCATCGAAATCTGCTTCGCCAATCCGGGTACCACGGAAACGCCTCTGGTTGCGGCCCTCGACCGCATTCAGGGGATTAAGCCGGTGCTGGGACTTTTCGAAGGGGTCTGTACGGGCGCGGCTGACGGATATGGGCGCATGAGAGGCGTCCCGGCCATGACCCTTCTCCACCTGGGCCCGGGTCTTGCGAACGGCATCGCCAACCTGCATAATGCGAAGCGCGCCCGGAGTCCTGTAGTCAACGTAATAGGCGAGCACTCCACCTGGCACCGCGGTGCCGATGCCCCCCTCGAAATGCACATCGAGCCCCTTGCCGCGACCGTATCCGGTTGGTTTAGAACATCTGCTTCTGGAGAGGAATTATCTTCCAATATGGCGGAGGCTATCTCCGCCTCCATGCGGGGACAGGTGGCAAGCCTTATCGTTCCCCATGACCTTCAGCTCGAGCAACTGAAGGTCAAGACGATTGTCAGGCCCCATGTCGCTCCCGATCCGCCCGATCCGGAGTTGATCCAAAGGGCGGCGGCCAGGTTGAGGGAATCCCGGCGCTGCGCGATTATCCTTGGGGGAGGGGCACTCCTTGAACCAGGCCTCAGGCTCGCGGGCCGCATTCAATATCTCACCGGATGCGATCTTTTGATGAGAAATTTTCCGGGCCGTGTAGAACGAGGCATCGACCTGCCGTCGGTCACCCGGATCCCCTACTTCCCGGAGGCTGCCATCCCGGTCCTGGCTTCCTATGAGACTATCGTGCTCGCAGGCGATACGGAACCGGTCACCTTTTTCGGATACGAGGGCATCGAAAGTCGCCTTTTGAGGAAAGACCAGGAAAAGGTAAGGATTTCCTGGGATACCCGCAATATCGTGGAGGCTCTCGAGCTTCTCGTCGGGGAGCTCGGGCAGGCAGGTCAAAAGGCAGGGGCAGCGCGAGGGACGCCGAGGCACGTCGAGAGGCCTGAAGTGCCTGAGGGGAGTCTCACCGCCGAAAGGATATGTCTTACCGTGGCAGCCCTTCAACCGGAAGGGGCAATCATCGTGGACGAGGGGCTGACCACCGCCTTTTCCTACTATCCCCTTACCGAAAACCTGCCGCGCCACAGCCTCCTGTACGTGGCGGGAGGCGCCATCGGGTATGGCATGCCTTGTGCGGCGGGAGCGGCATTCGCGTGCCCGGAGAGGCCGATCATAAACATCCAGGCCGATGGAAGCGCCTTCTATACACTCCAGGCCCTTTGGACGCAGGCGCGGGAGGGGCTCAATGTCACCACCCTTATCTGCTCCAACAGGCGCTATCAGGTGGTAAGAGTAGAGCTCGAACGGGCGGGCATCTCCAAGCCGGGCCCCGCGGCCCTGACCCTCTCGGACCTCGGTAATCCTCCTGTCGATTGGATGAAAATTGCGGAAGGTTTCGGTGTGCCCGGAGTCTCGGTGGAAACCGCCGGTGAATTGGCCCGGGAACTGGGCAGAGCCCTTCATGAGCCGGGACCTCATCTCGTGGAGATGGTAATGAGCAGTTGA
- a CDS encoding MBL fold metallo-hydrolase, with amino-acid sequence MAGERNREPARIGTRIYQVSGPGITDPRDCVSYLLDLGELVLIDSGAGMRLERLIGNIEKLGFDPARISTIILTHCHFDHIGGAAKLRKRLGCRLVMHALDAELLEAGDQRMTAAFCFKVYLEPFSIDLKLYQEEERLPVGGYTLTCLHTPGHTPGSISVLAEIDGRKILFAQDIGAPLLKEFDCNPFAWVESVEKLYTLHADVLCDGHSGAYEPDTQVQEYLKYCIRSQYEQGYLPVQG; translated from the coding sequence ATGGCCGGAGAACGAAATAGAGAGCCCGCCCGGATCGGGACCAGGATTTACCAGGTCAGCGGACCGGGCATCACCGACCCCAGGGACTGCGTTTCCTACCTTTTGGACCTCGGGGAGCTTGTCCTTATCGACTCGGGGGCGGGTATGCGGCTAGAGCGTCTTATCGGGAACATCGAGAAGCTGGGTTTCGATCCCGCCCGCATCTCCACCATCATCCTCACCCACTGCCATTTCGATCATATAGGCGGGGCCGCCAAATTAAGAAAGCGTCTCGGTTGCCGCCTTGTCATGCACGCCCTGGATGCGGAGCTTTTGGAAGCCGGCGACCAGCGGATGACCGCCGCGTTCTGCTTCAAAGTATATCTTGAGCCTTTCTCCATAGACCTTAAACTCTACCAGGAGGAAGAACGGCTCCCCGTGGGCGGATATACGCTCACGTGCCTCCATACGCCCGGCCATACGCCCGGCTCCATCTCGGTTCTTGCGGAAATAGACGGCAGGAAAATCCTTTTTGCCCAGGACATCGGCGCTCCCCTGCTCAAGGAGTTCGACTGCAATCCTTTTGCATGGGTCGAATCGGTGGAAAAACTCTATACCCTCCACGCGGACGTGCTCTGCGACGGCCACTCGGGCGCATACGAGCCGGACACACAGGTTCAGGAGTATCTGAAGTATTGCATCCGCTCCCAATATGAACAGGGATATCTCCCGGTCCAGGGATAG
- a CDS encoding ABC transporter permease has translation MELLRRLGRHNLALVGVIILVPMFFCAFFAPLISPHDPVQPDLKQILAPPSFSHPFGTDTLGRDVFSRVVYGSRISLLVGFVSVGIATLIGILIGAVSGYYGGIIDEVIMRFVDLMMCFPTFFLILAVIALLEPSIWNIMIVIGLTNWMGIARLVRAEILSIKGKEYVLAAKTQGFSEFRIIFRHVLPNALSPVYVVATLGIGGAILTESALSFLGIGVQPPTASWGNILTAAKDNIEVAWWLSLYPGLAIFLTVMGYNLLGEGLRDIFDPRRRYQLR, from the coding sequence ATGGAGCTACTGAGAAGGCTGGGCAGACATAATCTCGCCCTCGTAGGGGTAATTATCCTCGTCCCCATGTTCTTCTGCGCCTTCTTCGCGCCCCTCATCTCTCCTCATGACCCCGTCCAGCCGGACCTGAAACAGATTCTCGCGCCCCCCTCCTTTTCCCACCCCTTCGGAACCGACACCCTGGGAAGGGATGTCTTTTCAAGGGTGGTTTACGGGAGCAGGATCTCCCTTCTCGTGGGATTCGTCTCCGTGGGGATCGCGACCCTCATAGGGATTCTCATAGGGGCGGTTTCAGGCTATTACGGAGGGATAATCGACGAGGTGATCATGAGGTTCGTGGACCTTATGATGTGTTTCCCCACCTTCTTTCTCATCCTTGCCGTCATCGCACTTCTCGAGCCGAGTATATGGAATATCATGATTGTCATAGGCCTTACCAACTGGATGGGCATTGCGAGGCTCGTCCGGGCCGAGATATTGAGCATAAAAGGCAAAGAATATGTACTTGCGGCGAAAACGCAGGGTTTCTCGGAATTCAGGATCATCTTCCGCCATGTGCTGCCGAACGCCCTTTCCCCTGTCTACGTGGTGGCGACCCTGGGTATCGGGGGGGCCATTCTTACGGAATCTGCATTGAGCTTCCTGGGCATCGGGGTTCAGCCGCCCACGGCAAGCTGGGGAAATATCCTTACCGCAGCGAAAGACAATATAGAGGTCGCCTGGTGGTTGAGCCTCTATCCGGGGCTCGCCATATTCCTGACCGTAATGGGATATAATCTCCTCGGGGAAGGGCTCAGGGATATATTCGATCCGAGGAGACGCTATCAGCTCAGATAG